One Solanum lycopersicum chromosome 4, SLM_r2.1 DNA window includes the following coding sequences:
- the LOC101261323 gene encoding uncharacterized protein, with product MGLISFLLISAKILISCSFWIFCRPSVTLLCPLYASIRAIESDKESSYEKCLQYWVLFGLTTVLELTLAKPLTGFSFWHYAKGLASLLLVLPQFGVASYVYMNFVKPCLSPNPHIEYVTEKNKSMPMELSCADSSLLMSHPRRVLQKYTTFGESDTQLLTCTKSSSNIAMKCSDYVDAAPRHVEKYKKDNLQSLVIYEAESSPKCDRTICPKKVQMDWSCPLCLVSVSSKKCLKQHIKGRKHKLKEDEQREHEMIMASKEAKLASKLEGNYLKVLLESLNQIKSLKFVELRGFNLPIRRPLRCCTWKKPKPGWTKLNTDGSIDRKRAGLGGLLRDYEGAAICACVSEVTCDDIFLVELLAIWRGLMLAVSIGIKMIWVESDSMGAVKAINKEQPHNQKAASCLQHIWKMLNKFQKYQVTHSWRETNRAADYLSKMEISGSDIVMWPREFHSPLCKIIAEDAQGSLYIRR from the exons ATGGGTTTGATCAGCTTTCTTCTGATTTCAGCTAAAATTTTGATCTCTTG TTCTTTCTGGATATTTTGCAGACCATCAGTGACATTGCTGTGTCCTCT ATATGCATCAATTCGGGCGATAGAGAGTGATAAAGAATCCAGCTACGAAAAGTGTCTTCAATATTGGGTCCTATTTGGATTAACCACAGTATTGGAATTGACTCTTGCAAAGCCTTTGACAGG GTTTTCATTTTGGCATTATGCAAAAGGATTAGCATCCCTCTTGCTCGTACTGCCTCAGTTTGGTGTTGCTTCTTATGTGTATATGAACTTTGTTAAGCCATGTCTTTCCCCAAATCCACACATAGAATATGTCACAGAAAAGAACAAGAGCATGCCCATGGAGCTAAGTTGTGCAGACTCTTCACTTTTAATGTCGCACCCGCGTCGGGttctccaaaaatacactacttttggagaatccgacACACAGCTGTTGACATGTACAAAGAGTTCGAGCAACATAGCCATGAAGTGCAGTGATTATGTTGATGCAGCACCCCGacatgttgaaaaatataaaaaggacaACCTGCAAAGTTTGGTCATTTATGAG GCTGAATCTTCTCCTAAATGTGATCGGACAATTTGTCCTAAGAAAGTTCAGATGGACTGGAGCTGTCCGCTCTGTCTGGTGAGCGTCTCCAGCAAGAAATGTCTAAAGCAACACATCAAAGGTAGGAAGCACAAACTGAAGGAAGACGAACAAAGGGAACATGAAATGATCATGGCAAGTAAAGAAGCTAAACTTGCTTCAAAGTTGGAGggaaattatttaaaagttttacttGAGAGTTTGAACCAGATAAAATCTCTCAAGTTTGTGGAATTAAGAGGCTTTAATTTGCCTATTAGAAGACCATTAAGGTGCTGCACTTGGAAAAAGCCAAAGCCTGGATGGACAAAGCTAAATACTGATGGATCTATAGACCGGAAAAGAGCTGGTCTTGGTGGTTTGCTTCGTGATTATGAAGGTGCTGCTATATGTGCTTGTGTCTCTGAAGTTACATGTGACGATATCTTCTTGGTTGAGTTACTGGCTATATGGAGAGGTCTTATGCTTGCTGTCAGTATCGGGATCAAAATGATATGGGTAGAATCCGACTCGATGGGTGCAGTGAAAGCTATTAACAAAGAGCAACCACATAATCAGAAAGCTGCTAGCTGCCTTCAACACATTTGGAAAATGTTAAACAAGTTTCAGAAGTACCAAGTCACTCACTCGTGGCGTGAAACAAACCGAGCTGCtgattatttatcaaagatggAAATATCAGGAAGTGACATTGTTATGTGGCCTAGAGAGTTCCATAGTCCCCTTTGCAAAATTATTGCTGAAGATGCTCAAGGAAGCTTGTACATTAGACGATAA